One region of Populus trichocarpa isolate Nisqually-1 chromosome 4, P.trichocarpa_v4.1, whole genome shotgun sequence genomic DNA includes:
- the LOC7456789 gene encoding transcriptional corepressor LEUNIG isoform X1 has protein sequence MASPFEGWDDQQMLDQYLYDYFIKRKLHKTAAIFREQANVAAKPVEINDSAQGFLYDWWTMFYDVYVYRQSRKGQNVKGKAPVNVMDEQMSQNEKRNAYQIAPQLAINQLRHGQFPSGSDFDMMLRQPGASLIATRMFEEQFHPVRNYDPQLQAFDVNKLNLSNSASAISSYLPLQAQQFLRDNRDGISIGGASPLRINPYGAQTGMGDGWLSPNHLQTFPLLTQQHQSSLLVQALSHTSKNLKFSSPSSPTNFQGQSLILPKSDLNIEDAQMRIQMKQTQEKQNQLAQCLEQQLTENDRKRERLSYSRAEDQTSDFANAEEDKPANENVIESFLSTDDDHGDGIGTPLSTLKRRSTACSENDHKGFTFEEIGCLSSSKSKVLCCHFSSDGKMLASSGHEKKVSIWNMEDFQASNSSEEHSHLVTDVRFRPSSSILATASFDKTVRIWDAAKPSISLFKLLGHAEQVMSLDFHPRKVDLLCSCDGNDEIRLWNVNKRTCMRVSKGATRQVRFQPTIGKLMATSTGNSINVIDVEVGNLVWNLKGHSKEVLSICWDTSGKYIASVSEDSARVWSLVGGNCLGKLHSNGNKFQSCAFHPGYSMLLIIGGYQVLEFWSPTDGGKTWSIPAHGGLIAALADSVENEMIASASHDHCVKLWK, from the exons ATGGCTTCTCCTTTTGAAGGCTGGGATGATCAACAGAT GCTTGACCAGTACTTGTATGATTACTTCATCAAAAGGAAGTTGCATAAAACTGCTGCAATTTTCAGGGAACAAGCCAATGTTGCTGCAAAACCTGTTG AAATCAACGATTCAGCCCAAGGGTTTCTGTATGATTGGTGGACAATGTTCTATGATGTATATGTCTATAGGCAAAGTAGAAAGGGTCAGAATGTCAAAGGAAAAGCCCCTGTTAATGTAATG gaTGAACAAATGTCACAGAATGAGAAAAGAAATGCGTATCAAATTGCGCCACAGTTAGCTATAAATCAGCTGAGGCATGGACAATTCCCTTCTGGTAGTGACTTTGATATGATGTTGCGGCAACCAGGTGCCTCTTTGATTGCTACAAGAATGTTTGAGGAACAGTTTCATCCTGTTAGAAATTATGATCCACAATTACAGGCATTTGATGTTAATAAATTGAATCTGTCAAATTCGGCTTCAGCGATCTCAAG CTATTTGCCGCTGCAAGCTCAACAATTTCTGAGG GACAATAGAGATGGCATCAGTATTGGCGGAGCTAGTCCTTTAAGAATTAACCCGTACGGTGCACAAACAG GGATGGGTGACGGATGGCTTTCACCTAATCATCTGCAGACGTTTCCTTTATTGACGCAGCAACATCAATCAAGTCTACTGGTTCAAGCTTTGTCTCATACATCTAAAAACCTGAAATTTTCTTCTCCTAGTAGCCCTACCAATTTTCAAGGTCAAAGTCTGATCCTTCCAAAGAGTGATTTGAATATTGAAGATGCACAG ATGAGGATCCAAATGAAACAAACTCAGGAGAAGCAAAACCAACTTGCTCAGTGTTTAGAGCAGCAGTTGACGGAG AAtgacagaaagagagagagattatcaTATTCAAGAGCTGAAGACCAAACTTCG GATTTTGCCAATGCTGAGGAAGATAAACCTGCGAATGAAAATGTAATTGAATCCTTTTTATCCACTGATGATGACCATGGTGATGGTATAGGAACTCCTTTAAGTACTTTAAAGCGACGTTCTACAGCTTGCAGTGAAAATGATCATAAAG GCTTCACTTTTGAAGAGATTGGTTGCCTCAGCTCAAGCAAAAGCAAGGTGTTGTGCTGCCATTTTTCATCTGATGGGAAGATGCTAGCTAGTTCTGGACACGAGAAGAAG GTTTCCATTTGGAATATGGAAGACTTTCAAGCCAGTAATTCTTCCGAAGAACATTCTCATCTAGTTACAGATGTTCGGTTTAGACCAAGTTCAAGCATATTAGCCACTGCTTCATTTGATAAAACTGTGCGAATATGGGATGCAGCCAAA CCAAGCATATCACTGTTCAAGCTACTTGGTCACGCTGAACAAGTGATGTCATTAGACTTTCACCCTAGAAAGGTAGATCTTCTTTGCTCATGTGATGGTAATGATGAGATCCGTTTATGGAATGTCAACAAGCGTACATGCATGCGTGTCTCTAAG GGAGCTACAAGACAGGTCAGATTCCAGCCAACTATTGGCAAATTAATGGCTACATCCACAGGAAACAGTATCAATGTAATTGATGTTGAGGTTGGCAACCTCGTGTGGAACTTGAAG GGACATTCCAAAGAAGTCCTTTCTATTTGCTGGGATACAAGTGGAAAGTATATTGCATCTGTCAGTGAGGACAGTGCGCGAGTGTGGTCACTGGTTGGTGGAAATTGCTTAGGAAAATTGCATTCAAATGGCAACAAGTTCCAATCATGTGCATTTCATCCTGGATATTCAATGCTTCTGATCATTGGTGGATACCAG GTCCTAGAATTTTGGAGTCCAACTGATGGAGGCAAAACATGGTCAATCCCAGCACATGGTGGATTAATTGCGGCGCTTGCAGATTCAGTGGAGAATGAAATGATTGCATCAGCTAGTCATGAC
- the LOC7456789 gene encoding transcriptional corepressor LEUNIG isoform X2, whose product MASPFEGWDDQQMLDQYLYDYFIKRKLHKTAAIFREQANVAAKPVEINDSAQGFLYDWWTMFYDVYVYRQSRKGQNVKGKAPVNDEQMSQNEKRNAYQIAPQLAINQLRHGQFPSGSDFDMMLRQPGASLIATRMFEEQFHPVRNYDPQLQAFDVNKLNLSNSASAISSYLPLQAQQFLRDNRDGISIGGASPLRINPYGAQTGMGDGWLSPNHLQTFPLLTQQHQSSLLVQALSHTSKNLKFSSPSSPTNFQGQSLILPKSDLNIEDAQMRIQMKQTQEKQNQLAQCLEQQLTENDRKRERLSYSRAEDQTSDFANAEEDKPANENVIESFLSTDDDHGDGIGTPLSTLKRRSTACSENDHKGFTFEEIGCLSSSKSKVLCCHFSSDGKMLASSGHEKKVSIWNMEDFQASNSSEEHSHLVTDVRFRPSSSILATASFDKTVRIWDAAKPSISLFKLLGHAEQVMSLDFHPRKVDLLCSCDGNDEIRLWNVNKRTCMRVSKGATRQVRFQPTIGKLMATSTGNSINVIDVEVGNLVWNLKGHSKEVLSICWDTSGKYIASVSEDSARVWSLVGGNCLGKLHSNGNKFQSCAFHPGYSMLLIIGGYQVLEFWSPTDGGKTWSIPAHGGLIAALADSVENEMIASASHDHCVKLWK is encoded by the exons ATGGCTTCTCCTTTTGAAGGCTGGGATGATCAACAGAT GCTTGACCAGTACTTGTATGATTACTTCATCAAAAGGAAGTTGCATAAAACTGCTGCAATTTTCAGGGAACAAGCCAATGTTGCTGCAAAACCTGTTG AAATCAACGATTCAGCCCAAGGGTTTCTGTATGATTGGTGGACAATGTTCTATGATGTATATGTCTATAGGCAAAGTAGAAAGGGTCAGAATGTCAAAGGAAAAGCCCCTGTTAAT gaTGAACAAATGTCACAGAATGAGAAAAGAAATGCGTATCAAATTGCGCCACAGTTAGCTATAAATCAGCTGAGGCATGGACAATTCCCTTCTGGTAGTGACTTTGATATGATGTTGCGGCAACCAGGTGCCTCTTTGATTGCTACAAGAATGTTTGAGGAACAGTTTCATCCTGTTAGAAATTATGATCCACAATTACAGGCATTTGATGTTAATAAATTGAATCTGTCAAATTCGGCTTCAGCGATCTCAAG CTATTTGCCGCTGCAAGCTCAACAATTTCTGAGG GACAATAGAGATGGCATCAGTATTGGCGGAGCTAGTCCTTTAAGAATTAACCCGTACGGTGCACAAACAG GGATGGGTGACGGATGGCTTTCACCTAATCATCTGCAGACGTTTCCTTTATTGACGCAGCAACATCAATCAAGTCTACTGGTTCAAGCTTTGTCTCATACATCTAAAAACCTGAAATTTTCTTCTCCTAGTAGCCCTACCAATTTTCAAGGTCAAAGTCTGATCCTTCCAAAGAGTGATTTGAATATTGAAGATGCACAG ATGAGGATCCAAATGAAACAAACTCAGGAGAAGCAAAACCAACTTGCTCAGTGTTTAGAGCAGCAGTTGACGGAG AAtgacagaaagagagagagattatcaTATTCAAGAGCTGAAGACCAAACTTCG GATTTTGCCAATGCTGAGGAAGATAAACCTGCGAATGAAAATGTAATTGAATCCTTTTTATCCACTGATGATGACCATGGTGATGGTATAGGAACTCCTTTAAGTACTTTAAAGCGACGTTCTACAGCTTGCAGTGAAAATGATCATAAAG GCTTCACTTTTGAAGAGATTGGTTGCCTCAGCTCAAGCAAAAGCAAGGTGTTGTGCTGCCATTTTTCATCTGATGGGAAGATGCTAGCTAGTTCTGGACACGAGAAGAAG GTTTCCATTTGGAATATGGAAGACTTTCAAGCCAGTAATTCTTCCGAAGAACATTCTCATCTAGTTACAGATGTTCGGTTTAGACCAAGTTCAAGCATATTAGCCACTGCTTCATTTGATAAAACTGTGCGAATATGGGATGCAGCCAAA CCAAGCATATCACTGTTCAAGCTACTTGGTCACGCTGAACAAGTGATGTCATTAGACTTTCACCCTAGAAAGGTAGATCTTCTTTGCTCATGTGATGGTAATGATGAGATCCGTTTATGGAATGTCAACAAGCGTACATGCATGCGTGTCTCTAAG GGAGCTACAAGACAGGTCAGATTCCAGCCAACTATTGGCAAATTAATGGCTACATCCACAGGAAACAGTATCAATGTAATTGATGTTGAGGTTGGCAACCTCGTGTGGAACTTGAAG GGACATTCCAAAGAAGTCCTTTCTATTTGCTGGGATACAAGTGGAAAGTATATTGCATCTGTCAGTGAGGACAGTGCGCGAGTGTGGTCACTGGTTGGTGGAAATTGCTTAGGAAAATTGCATTCAAATGGCAACAAGTTCCAATCATGTGCATTTCATCCTGGATATTCAATGCTTCTGATCATTGGTGGATACCAG GTCCTAGAATTTTGGAGTCCAACTGATGGAGGCAAAACATGGTCAATCCCAGCACATGGTGGATTAATTGCGGCGCTTGCAGATTCAGTGGAGAATGAAATGATTGCATCAGCTAGTCATGAC
- the LOC7456789 gene encoding transcriptional corepressor LEUNIG_HOMOLOG isoform X3, producing the protein MSQNEKRNAYQIAPQLAINQLRHGQFPSGSDFDMMLRQPGASLIATRMFEEQFHPVRNYDPQLQAFDVNKLNLSNSASAISSYLPLQAQQFLRDNRDGISIGGASPLRINPYGAQTGMGDGWLSPNHLQTFPLLTQQHQSSLLVQALSHTSKNLKFSSPSSPTNFQGQSLILPKSDLNIEDAQMRIQMKQTQEKQNQLAQCLEQQLTENDRKRERLSYSRAEDQTSDFANAEEDKPANENVIESFLSTDDDHGDGIGTPLSTLKRRSTACSENDHKGFTFEEIGCLSSSKSKVLCCHFSSDGKMLASSGHEKKVSIWNMEDFQASNSSEEHSHLVTDVRFRPSSSILATASFDKTVRIWDAAKPSISLFKLLGHAEQVMSLDFHPRKVDLLCSCDGNDEIRLWNVNKRTCMRVSKGATRQVRFQPTIGKLMATSTGNSINVIDVEVGNLVWNLKGHSKEVLSICWDTSGKYIASVSEDSARVWSLVGGNCLGKLHSNGNKFQSCAFHPGYSMLLIIGGYQVLEFWSPTDGGKTWSIPAHGGLIAALADSVENEMIASASHDHCVKLWK; encoded by the exons ATGTCACAGAATGAGAAAAGAAATGCGTATCAAATTGCGCCACAGTTAGCTATAAATCAGCTGAGGCATGGACAATTCCCTTCTGGTAGTGACTTTGATATGATGTTGCGGCAACCAGGTGCCTCTTTGATTGCTACAAGAATGTTTGAGGAACAGTTTCATCCTGTTAGAAATTATGATCCACAATTACAGGCATTTGATGTTAATAAATTGAATCTGTCAAATTCGGCTTCAGCGATCTCAAG CTATTTGCCGCTGCAAGCTCAACAATTTCTGAGG GACAATAGAGATGGCATCAGTATTGGCGGAGCTAGTCCTTTAAGAATTAACCCGTACGGTGCACAAACAG GGATGGGTGACGGATGGCTTTCACCTAATCATCTGCAGACGTTTCCTTTATTGACGCAGCAACATCAATCAAGTCTACTGGTTCAAGCTTTGTCTCATACATCTAAAAACCTGAAATTTTCTTCTCCTAGTAGCCCTACCAATTTTCAAGGTCAAAGTCTGATCCTTCCAAAGAGTGATTTGAATATTGAAGATGCACAG ATGAGGATCCAAATGAAACAAACTCAGGAGAAGCAAAACCAACTTGCTCAGTGTTTAGAGCAGCAGTTGACGGAG AAtgacagaaagagagagagattatcaTATTCAAGAGCTGAAGACCAAACTTCG GATTTTGCCAATGCTGAGGAAGATAAACCTGCGAATGAAAATGTAATTGAATCCTTTTTATCCACTGATGATGACCATGGTGATGGTATAGGAACTCCTTTAAGTACTTTAAAGCGACGTTCTACAGCTTGCAGTGAAAATGATCATAAAG GCTTCACTTTTGAAGAGATTGGTTGCCTCAGCTCAAGCAAAAGCAAGGTGTTGTGCTGCCATTTTTCATCTGATGGGAAGATGCTAGCTAGTTCTGGACACGAGAAGAAG GTTTCCATTTGGAATATGGAAGACTTTCAAGCCAGTAATTCTTCCGAAGAACATTCTCATCTAGTTACAGATGTTCGGTTTAGACCAAGTTCAAGCATATTAGCCACTGCTTCATTTGATAAAACTGTGCGAATATGGGATGCAGCCAAA CCAAGCATATCACTGTTCAAGCTACTTGGTCACGCTGAACAAGTGATGTCATTAGACTTTCACCCTAGAAAGGTAGATCTTCTTTGCTCATGTGATGGTAATGATGAGATCCGTTTATGGAATGTCAACAAGCGTACATGCATGCGTGTCTCTAAG GGAGCTACAAGACAGGTCAGATTCCAGCCAACTATTGGCAAATTAATGGCTACATCCACAGGAAACAGTATCAATGTAATTGATGTTGAGGTTGGCAACCTCGTGTGGAACTTGAAG GGACATTCCAAAGAAGTCCTTTCTATTTGCTGGGATACAAGTGGAAAGTATATTGCATCTGTCAGTGAGGACAGTGCGCGAGTGTGGTCACTGGTTGGTGGAAATTGCTTAGGAAAATTGCATTCAAATGGCAACAAGTTCCAATCATGTGCATTTCATCCTGGATATTCAATGCTTCTGATCATTGGTGGATACCAG GTCCTAGAATTTTGGAGTCCAACTGATGGAGGCAAAACATGGTCAATCCCAGCACATGGTGGATTAATTGCGGCGCTTGCAGATTCAGTGGAGAATGAAATGATTGCATCAGCTAGTCATGAC